A genomic stretch from Myxocyprinus asiaticus isolate MX2 ecotype Aquarium Trade chromosome 24, UBuf_Myxa_2, whole genome shotgun sequence includes:
- the LOC127415212 gene encoding DNA methyltransferase 1-associated protein 1-like — translation MATGADVRDILELAGGDNDSGPISKKDIINSDKKKAKKVTETLTFKRPEGMHREVYALLYSDKNRDAPPLLPSDTTQGYRTVKAKLGCKKVRPWKWMPFSNPARKDGAIFHHWRRAAEEGKDYPFARFNKTVQVPVYSEQEYQMYLHDDGWTKAETDHLFDLCKRFDLRFIVIHDRYDHQQHRKRSVEDLKERYYNICGKLTKVRSGTGTEPKIYIFDAGHERRRKEQLERLFNRTPEQVAEEEYLVQELRKIETRKKEREKKAQDLQKLITAADTTTEMRRAERKATKKKLPQKRETEKTAVPETTGIKFPDFKSAGVSLRSQRMKLPSSVGQKKIKAIEQILTEQGVDLNPMPTEEIVQMFNELRSDLVLVYELKQAYSNCEYEQQMLRHRYDALLKAGGAVTPQSESGGAPDSQSWPGTDDIKTEAKEQIIDVVGAPLTPNSRKRRESASSSSSIKKVKKP, via the exons ATGGCGACCGGTGCTGATGTGAGGGATATTCTGGAGCTGGCAGGAGGAGACAATGATTCAGGACCCATCAGCAAGAAAGACATCATCAACTCAGACAAG AAAAAAGCCAAGAAAGTGACAGAGACCTTGACATTCAAGAGACCGGAAGGAATGCACAGAGAAGTTTATGCCTTGCTCTATTCTGACAAAAA TCGAGATGCTCCTCCGCTACTGCCGAGTGACACTACACAAGGATATCGGACAGTGAAGGCAAAGCTGGGCTGTAAGAAGGTGCGGCCTTGGAAGTGGATGCCATTTAGTAATCCAGCCAGAAAAGATGGAGCCATTTTCCATCATTGGAGACGTGCAGCAGAGGAGGGAAAGGATTATCCATTTGCTCGCTTCAACAAG ACTGTTCAGGTGCCTGTGTACTCAGAGCAGGAGTATCAGATGTATCTCCATGACGACGGATGGACGAAAGCTGAAACGGATCATCTGTTCGACTTGTGTAAACGTTTCGACCTGCGCTTCATTGTTATCCATGATCGCTATGACCACCAACAACACAGA AAACGCTCTGTTGAGGACCTTAAGGAGCGTTATTACAACATTTGTGGCAAGCTAACAAAGGTTCGATCAGGAACAGGGACAGAGCCCAAGATCTACATATTTGACGCTGGTCATGAGAGACGCCGGAAAGAGCAGCTAGAAAGACTTTTCAACCGTACTCCAGAGCAG GTGGCAGAAGAGGAGTATCTGGTCCAGGAGCTGAGGAAGATTGAGACACGCAAGAAGGAGCGTGAAAAGAAGGCCCAGGACCTGCAGAAGCTCATTACAGCTGCTGACACAACCACAGAGATGCGCAGAGCTGAACGCAAAGCCACTAAAAAGAAGCTGCCACAAAAACGAGAGACAGAAAAAACA GCAGTCCCTGAAACCACAGGCATCAAATTCCCAGACTTCAAATCTGCTGGAGTGTCACTACGGAGCCAGAGG atgaagCTACCTAGTTCAGTTGGACAGAAGAAGATAAAAGCGATTGAACAGATCCTGACAGAGCAAGGAGTGG ACCTTAACCCTATGCCCACAGAGGAGATAGTGCAGATGTTCAATGAACTCCGCAGTGACCTGGTTTTGGTGTACGAGCTGAAGCAGGCCTACAGTAACTGTGAGTACGAACAGCAGATGTTGCGGCATCGCTATGATGCTCTGCTGAAAGCAGGGGGCGCTGTCACACCACAGAGCGAGAGCGGTGGAGCCCCTGACAGTCAATCCTGGCCTGGCACTGATGACATCAAAACCGAAGCCAAAGAACAGATTATCGATGTGGTTGGAGCTCCGCTCACTCCAAATTCA CGCAAACGCAGAGAATCTGCCTCCAGTTCCTCATCTATCAAGAAGGTGAAGAAACCATGA